One Ostrea edulis chromosome 2, xbOstEdul1.1, whole genome shotgun sequence genomic region harbors:
- the LOC125667026 gene encoding mucin-17-like isoform X1, giving the protein MTDKFGLGSSHEGRQTMNGDIDDGPAPLFISTEEESSVVERKKTVHNSTEKKRKEQIRFWIQQIGEQLPPLVTTKSEKERHGRSTLEIVEKACNYIKELKGKTEHDEELEKVRIELENMRAERDRLQEILKMAGYAATHEVPPQGTPVPVSEATVEQEKKKTKKRNTINLQLELKKQQAAAAQQENQQQQQNAALATGAAGMQDMLAQGIVGNPMTNFPNMMIGGAGQQLINQQMFMNSMMFGVPPAGGSQMPMGGNPCMQAQTQLTQGVPGQTVTVQQSDKNAAEAGAGLLQLAMQDAGITPSSNSNPTQPEDSMSTSTSLQRSSVSDQNNVSSALHTLASVASNTQNVTNVSQIPASQVQSNASMIQTGATTTTTQSVNSMAPIMATGQQNLNGSNGMMNMPFVNGQQHMTANVMPGNQIVNPGTSNAMQQIMFINEQGVPCIANIPVGIDPSSLGLPNGGKQIVGMDKSGNLLIQNMSGQKDDQQAILANTLAQQQMNLALQGIQQPFQQGQTNVTMGTNNIVQQPVNNQLALNQHIMQPMQGSIQGMNNSQNPQGLILPASQTGNLLTVNSVPSFSNPQNQLPQALLLPNGQIIPVVSNPNLFAPGQAPANQLITPGGQPNAIQQGAGIPQRLPVPQNIVSSDGSQVMVTSTGQLQVAQQNIQGQGTVQQGLLMTTNSILPQVSPSNSSTASGTTSLVTTSVITSTVTSTSGVSSHRKPKTTLNVTTSAEDVLLSQTQGSLVQTGMDSSTAVTSQVMTSDPNSASMKILNPQLQSVLHGQLGGSTAPILLTMNCNGQPTSILVDPTTMQVLGTVQTQQPPQQPNMNPATSVANSTPSKKNKKNAQRAICPKPQMANTSSALTTVTSVINPIVGPTVTLPTQVNPAVGTSVWNSDKESMEVLPPPSAPAAKKSSSKSKSKSKANKANSENQLEAQGKTDSSEMGEQDILAKAAESIFSEISPVNFYNPANEDNPLQIDTSVCEGDDEGKESESPKKDANKVKVSDTGATDNSSVLDSEMTESNTETVRNRNKKDFSDSLKEQSSDENDILTNILKAAESNEQEKSTETGNNSNDQVGESLFDIMSSTSVERVKKSKKSKKSKAGSNTAELSDAGLKDTTSVISIEGKSSTQSSKKSGKKSKKTEQENSLKESVVEQESLMSMPEEITFCENDIEDVLNQVEKMGNSFESPTSNVTKKSSKSKKDRSENADSEPANKRRKRNLSKEKSKEAAEPSQQAVSAGKSSLSVYDFDDTDFSTPLFPLHSTRNISGGSNTKNQTASSSSDKTPTSSSSPLFSMPVITTESSSTTPLFDDFPLTPKKRGKHKKNKKVEDKTSEMSGSKKSDNDLLNSNSLDRLTSETRTESDKNSSSDVTKKSSDNSLEKMDIDYSSKDNEFLSKSDSRQHSLSFTSEQTNNKISTPVSFESQGNKEQQMSVTTQSMDTNRQDRAEGHLNTSRRSVTSRSNMEQMSVDTNPLTVDTNDIESTVNNLLGLSPHMLSPGNQSNLRQKQVQQSPQLQTPKSASPASMKSPMTSPAVTYQQQMHMSNEHIMSRTSASSSISVNPNLTYSAESLFNSPPKHLDSSRGIDANSSQLQQNSRMPDSADSMMKSSEESSSAVRPKSIYSADNFVQSAKSNKSSKSAPNVLSPSLSSNMSRGQNENSSDGFNFNNIGLNLSTPTTSTNSFMDSLTMSPIISTVANSTTSSTPFTFTLSSVSSTHTTSSASMMQSSASQSQNSSHQGNHNFPFYSPHQSPQRPPSHHQRPPPTTSASPQHTNSAPNNISSSQSQRPPVNNLSNFDLNIPPSNSQMPSSQPSQRRASREHEARMSQHMPTMPESQYSYGMARNCSVQDQRPREQTMPREEPPSFPNITVTTHEGPLNMGMSKSNPHKRMNDIGQGSMSSKSTSDSRSDRSSVGYSMNSSAMQPFFPPPNFSNSTSNPLETTLHHPPMLGTDNRSSMGVRGFDPVFSPSQSYNPVQQSFGGNRYESNNVPPFSQRDSSGTQPLSHTPPNQAMDGRKSANTPSSQTAKSNKQPSQPMQGNQTNRAMNGPPSHRSGPTPPHVQPQGSHRPTPQQQLSQQPSQQSRSKSSSSSSRSSSSKQSQKKKQTYVEMESGIPPHPAMFEANRMTPLFPLPPQARSPTFPASLFGSGPHQGASMSKNTELSSPFNQLFPPARPQNGLGFQFNNFGMNSVHSAMSNSPQITPHSGSVTVTPHMSNFTFTNIFSDVNNSSQNDALNISPIKFPHPNSMLPPQGMDPNSLHHPHQQGSSIYHHHHNRAHPSSVIHNAMNINSILGHNHHSFDSRGMSQGMNTSVAPPFPGHGHPAGFGMPPLNFSMHDT; this is encoded by the exons AGCACTCTGGAAATAGTGGAAAAAGCCTGCAATTATATAAAAGAGTTGAAAGGAAAAACAGaacatg ATGAAGAGCTGGAAAAAGTTCGCATAGAGCTTGAAAACATGAGGGCTGAACGAGACAGGTTAcaggaaatattgaaaatggcAG GATATGCCGCCACCCACGAGGTGCCTCCCCAAGGGACACCAGTTCCAGTTTCTGAAGCAACAGTGGAACAGGagaagaagaaaacaaagaaGAGAAACACTATTAATCTACAACTAGAACTAAAAAAGCAGCAAGCAGCTGCAGCACAACAAGAGAATCAGCAGCAACAGCAGAATGCAGCCTTAGCAACTGGTGCAGCGGGTATGCAAGATATGCTTGCACAGGGTATTGTGGGTAATCCCATGACAAACTTTCCTAACATGATGATAGGTGGTGCTGGGCAGCAACTGATTAACCAACAGATGTTTATGAATTCCATGATGTTTGGTGTGCCCCCTGCTGGTGGCAGTCAGATGCCAATGGGAGGTAATCCATGCATGCAGGCTCAGACACAACTAACACAAG GTGTACCAGGTCAGACTGTGACTGTACAACAGTCAGATAAAAATGCTGCTGAGGCTGGGGCTGGTCTGCTACAGTTGGCTATGCAGGATGCAGGAATCACTCCAAGTAGTAACAGTAACCCCACCCAGCCTGAGGACTCCATGTCCACATCCACCTCACTACAGAGGTCCAGTGTCAGTGACCAGAACAATGTCAGTTCAGCTCTCCACACACTAGCATCAGTAGCCTCCAATACTCAGAATGTGACAAACGTTTCTCAGATTCCAGCCAGTCAAGTGCAATCCAATGCTTCAATGATACAGACAGGTGCTACTACAACAACCACTCAATCGGTCAACTCCATGGCACCTATAATGGCTACAGGACAGCAGAACTTGAATGGGAGTAATGGTATGATGAACATGCCATTTGTAAATGGACAACAACATATGACTGCCAATGTTATGCCGGGGAATCAGATTGTGAATCCTGGGACATCTAATGCCATGCAGCAGATAATGTTTATTAATGAACAGGGTGTACCGTGTATTGCAAACATCCCAGTGGGGATTGATCCCTCATCACTTGGACTTCCAAATGGAGGGAAGCAGATTGTAGGGATGGATAAAAGTGGGAATCTGTTAATTCAAAATATGTCAGGACAAAAAGACGACCAGCAGGCAATTCTAGCTAACACTTTAGCTCAACAGCAGATGAATCTGGCATTGCAGGGTATTCAACAACCTTTTCAACAAGGACAGACAAATGTGACAATGGGAACTAACAATATAGTCCAACAGCCAGTGAACAATCAGCTGGCCTTGAATCAGCATATCATGCAACCAATGCAGGGCTCCATTCAAGGCATGAACAACTCTCAGAACCCACAGGGTCTTATTCTGCCTGCAAGTCAGACAGGAAATCTTCTGACTGTTAATTCTGTTCCAAGTTTTTCAAATCCTCAAAATCAACTTCCACAGGCTTTGCTTTTACCAAATGGCCAAATTATACCAGTTGTGTCTAACCCAAACCTGTTTGCACCAGGCCAGGCTCCAGCAAATCAGTTGATAACCCCAGGGGGTCAGCCAAATGCAATTCAG CAGGGAGCAGGAATTCCTCAGCGTTTACCAGTTCCACAGAACATTGTGTCATCTGATGGTTCCCAAGTGATGGTCACCAGTACTGGACAATTACAG GTTGCTCAGCAGAATATTCAAGGGCAAGGAACAGTGCAACAAGGGTTGCTAATGACAACAAATTCCATCCTTCCGCAAGTGTCGCCATCAAACAGTTCGACAGCATCAGGGACCACAAGTCTAGTGACAACATCAGTCATCACGAGCACGGTGACATCAACCTCCGGAGTCTCATCTCATCGAAAACCAAAGACCACTCTGAATGTTACAACATCTGCAGAGGATGTGTTACTGAGTCAGACCCAAGGAAGTCTTGTTCAAACTGGTATGGACAGTTCTACAGCTGTGACATCACAGGTGATGACATCTGACCCCAACAGTGCTtcaatgaaaatactgaatCCACAGTTACAAAGTGTGTTACATGGACAATTGGGAGGTTCGACAGCTCCAATACTACTGACTATGAACTGTAATGGTCAGCCTACCAGCATTCTTGTGGACCCTACAACAATGCAGGTTTTAG GAACTGTACAAACCCAACAACCTCCTCAGCAACCCAATATGAATCCAGCCACTTCCGTGGCCAACAGTACTCCTAGCAAAAAGAACAAGAAGAATGCTCAGCGTGCCATCTGCCCCAAGCCACAAATGGCAAATACCTCCAGTGCTCTAACTACAGTGACTAGTGTAATAAATCCCATTGTTGGTCCAACTGTGACTTTACCTACACAAGTGAATCCAGCTGTGGGAACAAGTGTTTGGAATTCAGACAAAGAGTCCATGGAGGTATTGCCCCCACCAAGTGCACCAGCTGCTAAGAAATCTTCATCCAAATCAAAATCTAAGTCCAAAGCCAACAAAGCAAATTCTGAGAATCAACTTGAAGCACAAGGGAAAACAGACAGTAGTGAAATGGGGGAACAGGATATTCTAGCAAAAGCTGCTGAATcaattttttctgaaatttctcCTGTGAATTTTTATAATCCAGCAAATGAAGACAATCCATTACAGATTGATACGAGTGTGTGTGAAGGAGATGATGAAGGAAAAGAAAGTGAATCGCCTAAAAAAGACGCAAACAAAGTGAAAGTGTCCGATACAGGTGCTACTGACAATTCTTCTGTGTTAGATTCTGAAATGACAGAATCTAATACTGAAACTGTGAGAAACCGGAACAAGAAGGACTTTTCAGACTCTCTTAAAGAACAATCATCTgatgaaaatgacattttaacaaatatattgaAGGCAGCTGAGTCCAATGAACAAGAAAAATCAACAGAAACAGGAAACAATTCAAATGATCAAGTGGGTGAAAGTTTGTTTGATATCATGTCAAGCACATCAGTTGAACGTGtgaaaaaatccaaaaaatcaaagaaatccaAGGCTGGAAGTAACACTGCTGAACTTAGTGATGCTGGATTAAAGGATACAACATCAGTTATTAGTATAGAGGGAAAATCCAGTACACAAAGTTCTAAAAAATCAGGCAAGAAATCAAAAAAGACTGAACAAGAAAATTCCTTGAAAGAATCTGTGGTTGAGCAGGAATCACTAATGTCAATGCCTGAAGAAATCACCTTTTGTGAAAATGATATTGAAGATGTGTTGAATCAAGTGGAAAAAATGGGGAATTCATTTGAAAGTCCTACAAGCAATGTAACTAAGAAATCTTCAAAGTCAAAGAAAGACAGAAGTGAAAATGCAGATTCTGAACCAGCTAATAAAAGGAGGAAAAGAAACCTCTCCAAAGAGAAATCAAAAGAAGCAGCAGAACCTTCACAACAGGCAGTGTCTGCTGGCAAATCTTCCTTGTCAGTGTATGACTTTGATGACACAGACTTCTCCACTCCGCTTTTTCCACTTCATTCCACTAGAAATATAAGTGGAGGGAGCAATACAAAGAATCAGACAGCCTCTTCAAGCAGTGATAAAACTCCTACCTCTTCTTCCAGTCCACTTTTTTCTATGCCCGTGATAACAACAGAATCAAGCTCAACCACTCCCCTCTTTGATGATTTTCCATTGACACCCAAAAAACGTGGAAAGCACAAAAAGAACAAGAAAGTGGAGGATAAAACATCCGAAATGTCTGGCTCCAAAAAATCAGACAATGATCTCTTAAATTCTAATAGTCTAGACAGGTTAACTTCTGAAACTAGGACAGAGAGTGATAAAAATTCATCAAGTGATGTGACAAAGAAAAGTAGTGACAATTCTTTGGAGAAGATGGATATTGATTACTCATCGAAAGACAATGAGTTTTTGAGCAAATCTGATTCAAGGCAGCATTCTTTGAGTTTTACTAGTGAACAAACTAACAACAAAATTTCCACACCTGTATCTTTTGAATCTCAAGGGAACAAGGAACAACAGATGTCTGTGACAACACAAAGTATGGATACCAACAGACAAGACAGAGCAGAAGGACATTTGAACACAAGCAGAAGATCTGTAACTTCAAGATCAAACATGGAACAGATGTCTGTTGATACAAATCCTCTAACAGTGGATACAAATGACATTGAATCAACAGTGAACAATTTGCTGGGGTTGTCTCCTCATATGTTATCTCCTGGTAACCAGAGTAACTTGAGGCAGAAACAAGTGCAACAATCACCACAATTGCAAACCCCAAAGTCGGCGTCACCAGCTTCCATGAAGTCTCCAATGACCTCCCCAGCTGTCACATATCAGCAGCAGATGCACATGTCAAATGAACACATCATGTCAAGAACATCTGCTTCATCCTCCATATCAGTTAATCCCAATCTTACATATTCTGCTGAATCCTTGTTTAATTCTCCGCCCAAGCATTTGGACAGTTCGAGAGGAATCGATGCAAATTCAAGTCAACTGCAACAAAATTCAAGAATGCCGGATAGTGCGGATTCTATGATGAAATCAAGTGAAGAGAGCAGCAGTGCTGTTCGACCTAAATCAATATACTCTGCCGATAATTTTGTACAAAGTGCGAAAAGCAACAAATCATCCAAATCTGCTCCAAATGTGTTAAGTCCttcattgtcatcaaatatGTCTCGAGgtcaaaatgaaaatagttcGGATGGatttaatttcaataatattggTCTCAATTTATCAACTCCAACCACATCAACAAATTCCTTTATGGACAGTTTAACAATGTCTCCAATTATATCAACTGTTGCAAATTCAACAACCTCATCAACTCCTTTTACTTTCACACTGTCCTCTGTTTCATCCACCCATACAACATCATCTGCATCTATGATGCAGTCATCTGCTTCACAATCTCAGAATTCATCACATCAAGGGAACCACAATTTTCCATTTTACTCTCCACATCAGTCGCCACAGCGACCACCATCTCATCATCAAAGGCCACCACCAACGACATCGGCATCTCCACAGCATACCAACTCTGCTCCAAACAATATTTCATCCAGTCAGTCTCAGAGACCCCCAGTGAACaatttatcaaactttgacCTCAATATACCACCTTCGAACTCGCAAATGCCGTCTTCACAACCTTCACAGCGGAGGGCATCTCGTGAACATGAGGCTAGAATGTCACAGCATATGCCTACTATGCCTGAATCGCAGTATTCATATGGTATGGCAAGAAATTGCTCAGTCCAGGATCAAAGACCAAGAGAGCAGACAATGCCTAGAGAAGAGCCACCTAGTTTTCCAAACATTACGGTAACTACTCACGAGGGACCACTGAATATGGGTATGAGTAAATCAAACCCACATAAACGAATGAATGACATTGGGCAAGGAAGCATGTCTTCAAAATCGACCAGTGATTCTAGGTCAGATAGGTCTTCAGTAGGGTACAGCATGAATAGTAGTGCCATGCAGCCATTCTTTCCTCCCCCCAACTTTTCAAATTCTACAAGTAATCCACTGGAAACTACTTTGCACCACCCTCCCATGTTGGGCACCGATAACCGAAGCAGCATGGGTGTTCGGGGTTTTGACCCAGTGTTCTCGCCCTCACAGAGTTACAATCCAGTGCAGCAGAGTTTTGGTGGAAATCGATATGAAAGTAACAATGTGCCACCGTTTTCACAAAGAGATTCATCTGGTACTCAGCCATTAAGCCACACTCCACCCAATCAAGCAATGGATGGGCGCAAATCTGCCAACACCCCATCCTCTCAGACAGCAAAAAGTAACAAACAGCCTTCTCAACCAATGCAAGGAAATCAGACAAACAGAGCTATGAATGGACCACCATCACATCGGTCAGGACCAACACCACCCCATGTACAGCCACAGGGATCTCACAGACCTACCCCACAACAACAGCTCTCCCAGCAACCTTCTCAACAATCTAGGTCAAAGTCATCCAGCTCAAGTTCAAGGTCATCCTCTTCAAAACAATCTCAAAAGAAAAAACAGACTTATGTTGAAATGGAAAGTGGTATTCCCCCTCATCCTGCAATGTTTGAGGCTAACAGAATGACACCTCTGTTCCCCCTACCACCCCAGGCTAGATCTCCAACTTTCCCAGCCAGTTTATTTGGCTCTGGACCACATCAAGGTGCTTCTATGTCAAAAAATACAGAACTCAGTAGTCCTTTCAATCAGCTGTTCCCGCCAGCTCGCCCACAGAATGGACTAGGATTCCAATTCAATAATTTTGGAATGAACAGTGTACATAGTGCCATGTCCAATTCGCCTCAAATTACTCCCCATTCTGGAAGTGTTACAGTAACTCCACACATGTCAAACTTcacatttacaaatattttctcGGATGTAAACAATTCTTCACAGAATGATGCTCTCAATATTTCACCTATCAAATTTCCCCATCCAAATTCCATGCTTCCACCTCAGGGCATGGATCCAAACTCGCTACATCATCCACATCAACAAGGATCATCCATCTACCATCACCACCACAATCGAGCTCATCCATCATCCGTTATCCACAATGCAATGAACATCAATAGCATTTTGGGCCATAATCACCACAGCTTCGACTCTAGAGGAATGTCACAGGGTATGAATACATCGGTTGCTCCTCCCTTTCCAGGACATGGGCACCCAGCAGGATTTGGCATGCCTCCTCTGAATTTCTCCATGCACGATACATGA